TATCAATTGCACTGTCGGTCGGATTGGTGATCGTGAGCGTTCCACTCATCCCTCCCCAATACAAGGTTCCACTGGCCTGCAGATGCAGATCTCCTGCGGAAAAAGCCATGATGCGAATTCAAATACACTGAAATCATGGACAACAAGCCACCTTCGGTTAAACCCTTCATCCGAAGGGTATCTAGAAAGATTCAGACAAACTCATTCACATTTCAGGCGCAAATCAGGCTTTTCTCAGGCCAAAGCAACTGAAACACAACTCATCCTTTACAGCCTGGAATCAGCTGCTGATTGACGACAACGATGAACCAGAGAATTACACCCCCAAATAAAAAACCTTCTCCGGATTGGGAGAAGGTTGATTGATCGAACGTTTAGCGAGGAGACAAACGCCCTCAGACGGTCATCCCCTGATCGGCCATGACCATCCCAGGCATGGGGAAGCCCGAATCTCCCGTGAGCTCTCCATCGCCATTGAGGTCAACGCCGTAGCAAGCTTCCAACCCACAGCTGATCGCCTTCTCCTCAGAGATCCAACGCCCGCGGCCAAACAGCTCGCCTTCCTCACTGAAACGGAACACACGGAATTGGCCATCACGGTCTCCCTCGCCTTCGGCGAGAACCCTGAAACCACCGCCGAATGCATCCTTCGCCGCGAGAAAGTCCCACCGGTCAGACGTGGCATCCGACAGCGCCTGACCAGACCGGCCTACAAGAGCGATCGACGCATCACCACGGGCAATGGCGTAGTCAGAACCATTGCGAATCAGCTCGAGCGGCTCTGAGGCCATGGGATTCACAGCATCCATCACCTGACCCGTGATGACATCGGGCGTCATGGCAGACATGTCCATTCCCATCTGCGGATCCATGTCCATGTCCATTCCCATGTCCATCCCCATCTCCATCGTCATCGACGTCTGGGCGGGAGCGAAGAAATTGCTGCGAGTCAGCGAACCGCTATTGGGCATCCCTTCGCCCTGCGCATTGAAGCTGATGGAAATCTCACCATTGGCAGGAATGCTGTCATTCCAATCAGCAGGAGTGAATGTCACACGATTGAGACCGTTTCCGGCATCCTCAACAGTTGCGTTACCAGCCCAACTCTGAAACTGATCATGGGGAGTGAGGAACGACACTTCCCAGTCGTCAACGGCAAATCCCATGGGGTTCCTGACAATCAGATTGCCACCCATACCGCCACCCCACCAAAGGGATCCATCCACTTCGAGCTGAAGGCAGCTGTTATGCACATTGGAGCCACCGGGCAGATTCATCACCACCTTGGTGAGATCGGGAGGCGTCATATCCATATCCATATCCATGTCCATTCCCATATCCATGGGCATGGATATGTCGGAACCCATCTCCTGAGGTGCCTGCTCAGCAACCTGTTGCTGTTCGGCACGTTCCTGAATTTGACGCGTGCTCTCTTCCAGACTCCTGGGCTGCCCAGGAGCTTCTCCGGAGGCCGTCACAAATGCCCCTACTCGCGTTTGAAAACCATCGGTAGGGCCACCCTCTGGCGTGAAGAGCATGGTGCGATCCACCAGGGACAGCTGTTCAGGCTGGAAGCCGAATGCTCTGTCGAGAAGATCCTCCTGAATCTGGTCGAAATGGAATTCCAAATTGGCGCCGATCAGCTGCTCTTTCTGAACCCCTTTGAAAACGAAACGCTGACCGATCGGTTCAGAGCTGATCACCAGGTCTGAGCCTTCATTCACGACTGAAAGACGCTCTCTCGTTCCGAAGTAGAGGAAATTAATCTTGTCCGTGACAGGATCAAAATTGTCAATCGTTGTCACACTATCGCGTTCATGCGAGCGAATATAGACAGTGCTTTCCCGGTCAGGATTAGCAGGATCAAAGGCAGGGCCAATGCCCTTTTCCCAGGAGAAAACACCACCAATATCTCCCCGCAAATGCTCGTTACCCACGGGCGCGAAATTACTTTCGCTCAGGTCGCTCCACTGAATTCCCTGACCGTTCGCGCCAAGAATCCGCTGAAACTGATTGGGCTGCCATGGATAAACAATTGTGGCCGTTCCATCAGGCTCCTGACCAAGAATCAAGCTGTGAACAGAAATGTTGCCGAAATCCAGTTGATCATTCGCAGGATCAAAATTAGTGATGTCCTGAGAAAAATTGCCGACTTGAATGAGAGCCATGGATTCATGTTGCTCAAGGCCCCGTCATCATTGTCGCGGTCTCGGGTCACAAAAACCCTGCAATCAAAGGGTTTGCGGCCTCATTCAGACGCACCATGCCTCACAAAAATCACCATCTGTTTGCATTCAAGGAAGATCCGGTCACATCCTTTCCGCAAGGAGTTCATTCAAGAATCGCAATCACAGCTGTGCTCGTGGATTCCAAGGGCGCTCTTCAGACACAGACAATGAAGATCTCATCGTTCTCAAGCGAGTCACGCACCAGTCGCTCAACTGGTTCTGATGCGATTAATCGACCCAGTGACGCCGAATGCCCTCAACAGCAGCAGCGGTTCGATCCTTCACGTTCAATTTGCGCATGATGGATTGCACATGCCCCCTGGCCGTGGTCTCTGCAATCGAGAGCTCCTCACCAATCCCTTTGTTTGTGAAGCCGTTGCAAAGCAACTGAAGCACCCGACGCTCTTGCTCCGACAGCACATGAGTCCCACTGAATGCGTTGTTCCTTAGGGCAAAAGGAATCGAAGGATCCACAAACCGCACTCCCGCCAGAATCGATTCCAACGCATTCACGATCGACATCAGATCAAGACTGGGTCGGGCCAGCACCACATCCGCAGGGCTGGCCATCACCTCTTTCAGCCTCGATGAGTCGATTTGATCGAGTGTGTACACAGTGGCGATCGGCGACTGAGGCACTGATCGCTGCTTGAGATCTGCCACGAGCGCGAGCCCATCTCCGCCTTCCAGGTGCTCACTGACGAAGGCCAACAGGGGGCCACGAACGTCATCGAGACAGGCCAAAGCCTCTCGCTGCGTCGTGGCAATTCCGACCAGACGGCTGGGG
The sequence above is a segment of the Synechococcus sp. PROS-7-1 genome. Coding sequences within it:
- a CDS encoding cellulose binding domain-containing protein → MALIQVGNFSQDITNFDPANDQLDFGNISVHSLILGQEPDGTATIVYPWQPNQFQRILGANGQGIQWSDLSESNFAPVGNEHLRGDIGGVFSWEKGIGPAFDPANPDRESTVYIRSHERDSVTTIDNFDPVTDKINFLYFGTRERLSVVNEGSDLVISSEPIGQRFVFKGVQKEQLIGANLEFHFDQIQEDLLDRAFGFQPEQLSLVDRTMLFTPEGGPTDGFQTRVGAFVTASGEAPGQPRSLEESTRQIQERAEQQQVAEQAPQEMGSDISMPMDMGMDMDMDMDMTPPDLTKVVMNLPGGSNVHNSCLQLEVDGSLWWGGGMGGNLIVRNPMGFAVDDWEVSFLTPHDQFQSWAGNATVEDAGNGLNRVTFTPADWNDSIPANGEISISFNAQGEGMPNSGSLTRSNFFAPAQTSMTMEMGMDMGMDMDMDPQMGMDMSAMTPDVITGQVMDAVNPMASEPLELIRNGSDYAIARGDASIALVGRSGQALSDATSDRWDFLAAKDAFGGGFRVLAEGEGDRDGQFRVFRFSEEGELFGRGRWISEEKAISCGLEACYGVDLNGDGELTGDSGFPMPGMVMADQGMTV
- a CDS encoding response regulator transcription factor, encoding MLISIDDSFRTLNEHLQDLSRHHRILVATDNRPYALALASCFALHHTEHPSRLVGIATTQREALACLDDVRGPLLAFVSEHLEGGDGLALVADLKQRSVPQSPIATVYTLDQIDSSRLKEVMASPADVVLARPSLDLMSIVNALESILAGVRFVDPSIPFALRNNAFSGTHVLSEQERRVLQLLCNGFTNKGIGEELSIAETTARGHVQSIMRKLNVKDRTAAAVEGIRRHWVD